gtgtcattttttccccctcttccACTGATCACGTGTCCTCTAATGTTATCACTCTGTTTTCAGAAAATATCCCAGAGAAATGGACCCCAGAGGTGAAGCATTTCTGCCCCAACGTACCCATAATCCTTGTAGGCAATAAGAAAGACTTGCGCAACGATGAGCACACACGCCGGGAGCTGTTCAAGATGAAGCAGGTATCAAGGCGCATCCCTGTATAACCACAATGTCTCCATGCCCTTTGTGATTTATTTTGCCTGGATTGCAGTGTGGATATAACTACAATCAGTCAGTAGTTTAAATGATTggtacatttcactacatgttatACTTgtataactgtgtatgtgacaaagaATCTTGAATAATAATGTCGTTTATCGAGATGTAAAAAAATCTTTTCACTGTTAAGCTTGCAAATGGtacttttatttgaaatatcCTTTGATACTGAAAGGTAAGCATAAACTAGCTATGGAAGAAAGTTAGTAAGGAATGGCACAAAGGTGACTTGCTTGAGTGTTTTGGGTGGTGGAGAATGTTGCTCTCTTCATagatgatcccccccccccccccgtgattACTGTCCACTCAAGTTGTTCCCATGACTGCCTCTCCCCCGCAGGAGCCTGTGTTGCCAGAGGATGGGCGTGACATGGCGAACCGAATTGGCGCATTTGGATACATGGAGTGCTCTGCAAAGATGAATGATGGGGTCAGGGAGGTGTTTGAATTGGCCACCAGGGCAGCACTGCAAGCGAGGAGAGGGAAGAAGACCAACAAGTGCCTGTTACTGTAAACTTTACTAGAGGACTCTGGGAGACAGTGGTTGGGCTCTGTCAGCTGACGGTGACCTGATAATCTGCTCCATTGGTTTCCCACGTGCATATACTCCTATCGAGGATTCACTTTAGAACTgtattgttttatgtttttatgatGGTCGAGGTAAACCTTCCAGTGTTTAAAGgggaaacagaaataaaatgcaaattcaCTCAAGTGCCACTCCATACCTGTCCTTGGAGGATCGCTGACAGGTTCAAGTGCCAATTGGGTGCCCAGGCTTCTGGCCACTGGCCCTTCTGGTGCTGCTTAATGCAGCTGTAATTTGGGTAACCCGGCTGCTTCACCTATATTATGTGTACAGAGATTTTAAAACTCTTTTTCAGGGTAAGGGTTGCTAAGCAAATGGTGTTAAAAAAGATATGTATATAAAAGGCATGTTTCTGTTCATATGCCTGTCATAAGGACTTGACTGGaatctagtttttttttaattaaatctaCATTTGCTTGGtgtaataaatgtttaaatgtgtgTTGACTTTGAAACTGTGTATCTGTGATTTAAGGGGGAATGGCTTCATGTGCACTTCATTTTGAATGCCAGCCTGAAGCTTTTCCATTGAACCACTCCACCTTTGTGGCCAATGGCTGGTTCTTGCAAATAATTTGTGCTCTTTGGGATACATACTCTATTGTGTGTACCTCAGTTGAGCGGCATCATGCACAAGGCGCTTAAGGTTAACTAGAAGTGCATCTTAGTAATACAATATGAATTGATTTATCTCTGGTCCCTTCAGATGGATACTCACCCCAGGTGTTGTATAGCCTGGTTTATTATCCGTTTCCCGTGATATGTGCCAGATTAGTAACTAATTGAGTAATTTACTGAAAACACGGGCTTATGTAAGGTAATGTCATTGCGATCTCACTTATAGTCCGTTTCGTTCAAACAAACCGTCAATCATGAAATATCCAAAGGATTGCCAGCTAAACTAATTGAATAAGCAGGAAATGGTTTCATTCATTTTGAGAATGATGTTAGTACAATTAATTTAAAACGGGGTTAAGGAAAATCGTTTTCTTTCGCCAAATATTTTAAAGGGAAACGCTATAGTAGTGTATAGTAAGTAAGTAATCAATCATAcattcattaaatattttttaagttGCATTACAAGTGATTAGTaatttagggtgaccagataatccatgtcagggaggacactttgagctacttcaggttttacaaactactttcaaattgaaaggctcctgtgctcggctaattagttcagctcttcttgtgctttgactggtttatttccttgactgaaagactcatccagctgtttcacattaacattagtgacacatgcatgattataggagactgaccaatcagcacacagcaagaactcagtgctcaagtgaaatccaggtccgtttaattgaaatggtaatttacaattcctgtcctagctcagagtgtcctcactgacatggattatctggtcaccctaaataATTCACCTTAGCTGGTACACTGGGCGATCCAATGGAATAAAAGCGTTGAATTTTTGCAACTCTGTTGGCGGATGTACATGCTTTCGTGGCACATTAAAATTGTACATAATACCATCGTGTATCTTTTACTCTTAACACTATTGCTCGATTTGACAGGATATTTCGCGCTATAACACTAATAACCCCCAACTAATATTCCCGACGATTCGATCGCTATCATGCGACGTCCGTTTGCACTGTATATAGTAATTTCCGAAGGAAAGAAACAGGAATTCCGACAAGATTACTCGTTATTTGGATTTAAAAAGTGACGGAAATGTAATCTGGGCTCTTCGCACGCTTTTTCTCTCCGGCGCATTGCCTTTACCAAGATGTCCCGTGACTAGGAGGCTCGGAAAACTAatggttttcttttcttttcccttccccccagcccccaccagaGCCAACATTCAGCTACAGCGATCCttcccctgctccggcttgtgCTGAAATCAGTGGAACGCTCCACAAATCGTGGCTTTATATACCTGCCTATTTTTAGCCGCTGCGCCTGGAGCTATTTTTAAGCTAAATGAGCTCATCTGACTGGCTAACAGCGCGCAAGTCAGTAACTGACGGGACCAGTCGCGAGAGGGCGCGCGACCTTTGGGAGGCTGAGGCGAGCGCGAGGCCGTAGGTTCCGCACGTCTCAGCTGTGGTGGTTTGGACGTCCGGTTCGGAGATGATTCGGGTTTTCTGCCCTTCGAATTATTTCAATAAACCGCCGCAGAGGCGAGTAACAGGGGCAAATCCTTAACAGACATTTTATTCCGTAACGATTTGGTGATTTGTGGATATAAAGGGTATTCACTTACAATGAATCATGTACAATGAACTTATGTTTTCAAGTTTCGGACATCGAAGGATTTTCCAGTGAGGCTTTTCATGACTAATGCGTCACTTTATGATGCAACAGAGGGGCAATATGTACTGCCATTTAAGACATGGGCATATTCTTTGGTATGGATGGTAATCTGATCGCACTTGTGATTAAAAGTCATGCTGGATACCAGATATAGTGATCAAAATCAGACGAGATTCTTGTTTTTATTAGTTTATAGGCCTATACATACTGACACTTAATTTccaaaataatacattaatacagGAATATGGCCCCAAACCCCACAGTCATAGCTGATGCTCCATaacagaaaacaacaaaaattccTAAAAGAAGTGTAATCACATTGTTGCAGCTGTAAACTGACTGGTAAGAAGTGTAGTTTGTTTTGAAGAACCAAAATAACAGAAGTTCAGCTTCGTAAAAATGTAATTGCAATAAAACAAAGGCTAAATCATGGAAATGTTTAGATTCATATAGGTACAAATTACAAGTGATGTAGTGAAGACCACCTAAACTGAGACCAAGTCATCACCAAAACCAGAGTGTATCGAAACCAAGTCAAGACCAAGATCAAGGCAGGGTGAGAtcgagacaagaccaagaccatgGCAGTGTTAACCCTTAGAATCCAATTCATTTTTGAGCATTTTTCTATCCATTTGATTTTAGGCTTATTACATTGTATGTAATAACTGAAACTGAGACAAGACCTAGTCAAAATAAAGTTGATTCTGAGACGAGACTAAGACTGCAAAAAAGAAGTCTCGAGGCCAAGACCGGTCTTGAGTACTGCAACACTACAAATTACCCattttgcaaaatgtttttcCATCTGtctatgcatccatccatccatgcatccatccatccatctatccatttatCCCAGGAAACTCATGGCATTTTACCGGGGGTGCAGAGAGTGCTGTTGTACCCCCTACTTGTCAGATGAAAATGCTATTTGAACATATTAAGttaaatgaaattatattaGAAAGTTATATTTCAAAATGTGGCACACTGCCATAAGCCTAAGCTTCACTCATTAAAACTATTCTCATACAAAGGGATCATGTCTAATTATGATGATGCACTTCTTCTCTGCAACCAATGGgtccatcctcacctcctccatcaccgTCTGGTTCGCTGCTGCCACTAAGAGGGACGAATCAGGAAAAAGCTCATTATTAATGGTGATTGGTTGCAGTCTGCCATCACTTCAGGACCtgcacacctctgggaccacaAAGCCAGCAACAAAGATGGCAGCTGATGCCTCCCACCCTGGGTGTGGAGCTTCCCAAACATTCCCTTCCAACAAGAGGTTAATCTATTATGACTgacttttaaattttattttcttccatctCCATTCCCCGGTAATCTAACCATTTGCTAGCACACTGCAATGCACTGTGCACATCACCTGCACTAGGCATAATACtttatgtatataatttatCCGCTTGACCACCTTGAtgtggtggcacagtgacacagaggTTAGGACAGCTGTGTCACACTCAGTGGCGGAACAACTGTACATTGGCTCCTGAAGCAAATATgaaccatgccccccccccaccctttctAAACTCATACCTAGGGCCTGCCTACGCCAGGTGCAGCAGTTGCGGATGATGAAATTTAAGTTGCTGCTACATATCATGCCCATCATACACTGAAGTAGCTATCAAATTCCACAAACATTTTCGTTAAATGCACGCCTCTGAGATATTCTGACTAAACTTTACAAGCTATTACATTATAGCATTATTTTAAGAACTGTACCAAATATTTGTTGTCTCATGACACCCACCATAATGAGCCTGTATACATATCATATAAGTTTGCTACAACTTAATTCCAAAACACACCCCCTTTTGCCCAAAGTTCAAATCTTGTTGTCTAATCACACTATGGTATTCCAATCTGCACGGCCTATCAAGCTGCCGTATTCCAATTTACAATTATCAAACATGATCATAATAAAGTGAGCGTGAGCGCATCGTGCGTTGCATGCAGGACAATTATCAAAGTCACTGATaaaatgtctttattttcaCTCTAATTAATTAGTGACGATTAATTAATTAGCTTGCTCTGTCATTATATGACTTTGCTGAGAAGTGTCCGATTCTGTGGTACTTGGGTGGTTGTGCTTCCACAAGAAATGATGAGTACATTGCGGAGGAGCGGTGCGGCAAAACAGGAAAGAGGCAACTGACACAAACTCGGTGCCAAAAAAAACAGGTCTCTTTATTCCGACCTTACACTAATTCAACATCTGAAAACATGCGCCGCTAAAACATCCTCGATCGGGGATGCGCAGCCACCCTTTACTCATGCGCATGAACATAGATAAGGGACAGTATATATTCTGTCTATTCGGTAGTAACCCATATAACATGTCGGGAAATGCTATGTGCGGTGATTATTAAACTTTGCATCTTAGAGTTTAAACTTATAACATTATGTCACAAGCACCCACCGGTAATAAGTAAAAACGTGGTCACAGGCGCCGATATGTCTGCACACTGAAAATTACtctacaaaaatattttaagtgtGTAACGTTATATGTGCTTATTGGCTGCAGGGTCACAGTGGTCAATGCAGGTTCACATTCACTTGTTGGCAAGAGCTATTATGGGTACCTACTGttttactgtaaatattaaCTAGTTATCTGTCTAGTCAGCTAATGACATACATTTGAAGTACACATAGAATAATGTAATTTATTAGGCCACCTGAACCTAAGTATAACAGCTACTAATCGTCTTCACTGTAGCTGAATGCTATAAACatttaatcagtgcagtatTGTACTCATGAGTattgtaaggaatccacttgcagaaTTTAGTTTCAGCAAAACgatggtttattgaacagtaaaaataatacaatataatacagtgtagacatacaccgggtacTGAAAAGCAGGTCAgatacaaattaagggcagttcttctcccccctttataccccaaaagaccctccccaacATGGtactgtgtgtaggtgttgtgagtgaatttgCATCGAAGCTCAGCCCCTCTACCACACGTTCATGGGCACCTGTCTGCCTGCATCTTTGGGTGGGATGCAGGGGACCTCACTCTGCTGTGGCGGGCGAAGAGAGAGCAGCTCAGGTAGGAGGGTGTACCAGGTCTTACTGATCTCCTGGTGGACAAGAGATTCAGTAAGAAGGAACTGAGCCAGTACTGCTGCAGGCGGACGCGTGGCGAGGGGGCCGCCATCCACCTCAGTGAAAGCTGCTGCATGAACTGGAGGGGCGGAAGGGGAGAGACCTCAGGGGGGTGCCGCTGCTGGACCAGATGCGCAGGAAGCATATCTGGTAGGTGCAGAAACGCCACACCAGGTGCATCCAGGACATGCACGGTGTGCAGCTGGATACAGAGGCAGGCACCAATACCAAGGCGGGCATCGTCCTGAAAAGGTACTGCTGTGCCAGAGGGTCTACATCCCTGGGGTCATTTTTACTGCAGGTTAATTCCAGTTTGGTATCTCttttatacattatattttatatggtttgtATGTTTTTAATAAAAGCATTATTCACAATGAAATGTAAGACATTTTCGTTGACAGAAATATTTTGCTGTTTTCCCAGGAACCATTGGAAATGCAAGGGATTTCTAGTTATTCGGACTGGGAAGGTCTCCCAAAAGGAATAACTGGAAATTCCGTGCATTTTCACTCCAGTTCAGGCCGAACAGGTGGAACCGGAACTGAAGGACTGTGTGGGTGACCAGCAAGTAGTCTTTTTTCCTCACCTACCAGACGATTGTTCCCCAGCTTCATATCTTGTCAGGGTTATTGAGATTATTCCCCTTGAAagattaaattatttttgcagtgtttgtgacCAAGGCACCTGCAATTCATGCACCAGCCCTTTAGATTGTTTAGAACTCAGTTGCTTTGTGTCGCTTTGGAAACTCACATCAAAGTGCTGATTTAGGCTCCTTTATAGCCGAGACAGGTTTGTAGTTTGTATTCACCTTTGTAGCTACATTTGATATTTGTGATTTATAATTTCAAATATTAATTCTTTTTCATTAGGTCCTGTTACGTTTGTTCCCCACCGTGGCTGAATCAGTAATGAAGCGCGTGAAATAAACCCAGTCCAACCTAAGTTATGCACCCGAAATACAGTCTTATGGCGCCATCTTGTGTGTGTCTTGTTAAACTGCATTTTATTCCTGAATATCCGAACTTAAAGTGGTGTTATAACTAGGGTGGCGATACTATATGCTTCAGGTCTATTCCTATGTATTTGTTGGCATAGCGGTAGGCCTATAATTAGTGTGACATAAACAACATAGAGAGTAGAGATAGATCTACTGATTTAATAGGTGGTTCTGCAAATATTATCCACAGATCTTGATAATACAGCAGCGGCTCGCCTTGCTTAGCATATCCTGCAGTGCGTTGAGAATTTTTGAAATATGATCTCAAGCATGGTTAGCCTGAGTTACGACTGAATGTGTTATTGTAATCTCTTCTTTCTAACAGAAAGTGAGAACGCgttttctttctctctcgctGTTTTCTTCTCCGGATAGGTTACATTTCACGGCACATATGCATATATAAGGGTCAAATGCTGttctttaatgatttttttgttcAAATTAACGTTACTCGTAGAAGTTTGCAAGTGACGGTGctcaaatttaaataaaacatacagCGGGTCTACATCCATGTTTGTCCAAAGCGGAATTATGTTGTGAAGAAATTGTTACTCTCCGGAAGTTATTTAGGTTGGACTTCGTCTCCTGGCAACGTTCACCCAGAAAAGACTTCCGGTGGTAGCTAGGTGTTTCTTTATGTTTACCTTAAAGCCTGCCGAGTAATTTCGTATATTTTTTCGCAGGGATCTCACATCATTTGATTTCCTCAAAACAAGCGAGTTAATCTAGACCAGTGACATTTTTATTCAGTATGCCTAAATATCATAATTGGGAACTTTTAATTTGGAACCCTGTGTAGCTATCGGTAACTTGCTATTTAGTAATGCAATCTACTAGctgttattaaaataaaacatcgCCTGATTACATTAGCAATGATATTACCGATGGCATCAACCTAAACTTGTGTGCCGCGGACACGGAAGAGCTGAACAATTTTTATTAGAAAAAGGAAACACCAGAGTAAGCTCATCTCGCTGTAGACATGAGCGTTATGGCTCGATTTTTAAGTTGCTCATGTAGATGCTTAGTTAATATGTCACCCAGAGACAAGACCAAGCTGTTCATCACACTTGCTTATTGACTTATTTCCGTCAGTTCTGTTTGTATCCTGTGTCGTTAGTTTAGCTTAATTATGAAGTCATATCGCTGTTGTAACACATTGGTGAATACTTTATTTAATATCAAATATGTAAATAGTATAGTGTGTAAGATCAGAGGAAAACAAGCGCAATCGACTAACGTCAGTGTTTTCTTCAATAAACTTGCGAAGGGATTCATTGTCACCATAAGAGAGTGAAGTTGATTCATTCACACGGTTGTGTTGTCTTATACGAGAGATGCCATTCTGAATGACTGAATGAGTCTGAATGACTACCAGTTTGAATGGTATAACTGACAAAACATCTAACTTACACAAATACAAATCATTAAGGCCCACTGAGTGAAATGGTTATCAGGTAGATGTTGGTTAGCTATTGATTATTTTGGAATATATAACTATTTTGTgaaaatgatgatgatgttggCATGTTTTTGTTCAGCTGGCTTAGGGATGAGCCACTGCTCAGGGACTGGCATGAACCTCCAGCAGGCAGAAAACGGGATGGAAACGCCAGAACCCTCTCCTCCAAGTGCTGAAGACTGTCCACTCACTCAGCAACCCCTGAAGAGCAAGGTGGGGATCCCTAGGACCGCAGCTGAATGCAAAATGAGGGCACAGATGGATGGAGCACTCCCGCAGAATGGAGTCCAGAACTGTGAAGGGCAGTATGTGAGAGGGGCCTTGGAGATGCCACACCCATCAACTAACTCTACCCCCATGAACACTCTGGGGTGTCCCCTTCTTGATAAAGGTATGAGAGCAGGTGAAGAGGATGGAGCAGAAGAGGAGGTAATGTTTACATTCAGTAACTAGGGGTATTTATTTCTGGGAAACAAGTTAAAGTTATTTTTGTGTGGCTATGTGTCAGTTAAGCTGTCTGTTTCCTCCAGCTGTCCCTGAGACCAGCTGCCTCGGAGACCCTGGGCTGTGCAAGCCCCACTggtccctgccccccccacgtGATGGCACAGGTGCGGGTACGGAACCCGCCGGAGCGTGAGCGCATCGTGCGTGGCATGCAGGACAGCAAGAGCCTGGATGAGATCAGCCATGCGTGTGGGGGTGCGGGGACCCGGGGCCGGCTGGGGCAGCCTGAGGGCCGCAGGGCCACCATCTCCAGCGCCCTGGAGCTGGAGGGCACGGTCAGTCACGAGGGAGACCTAACACACTTCATCACCAGGAACTTGGAGCACAAGATCAAGATGAGCTCCAGACGCAGCCTAGATTGTGAGTTTGCCTTAAGAGTGGGGATGTAGGACTGGGTGGAAAACCAAGAGGGCAAGAGCGTCTGGGGTGGCACTCTAATGATAGAGGGTCTTCTGGCCCATAAGTAAAGGCAGGAAGGTACACAAGGGGAAAATATAAACTTTATTATGATCATGTTTGATTTTGTCAGTCAACTTTCATTGTAAGAAAAATCAAATGAGATAGTAGGCAAGAATCACATGAAGAAATGGCATTGAAATAGAGTAAAATAAATAGCATAACATTTAAAAGGTGCAAACATTTTATAAGGTGCATTggtcatatatatttataccaGGAATTTGGCAGGATGCAGAAGTTTACAGTGTTCATACTGAAATGGTAGGCTGTGGAGATCCCAAGCAGTGAAAATTCGCTGTTAATCCAGTATCCAGGGAGCAATAGTGGTGGTTCATGCTGGTGTATGGTACCCAGCTGAGGAaaactaaaatatatacatCTCGGCCGAACTGCTAGCCAGCTACTTGGGCCGGAGCCGGGGCTCTCTGCGGCGCCCAGCCGACATCCCCCCCATCGACCCCGGTGTGCTGCTGGACCTGCAGAGGCACACGCAGGAAGTGGCCCACAGTGTGGAGTTGATGATGCGCAGCCTCAATGGAACCATCCAGAACGTGAGGGACATCCCATACCGCTAAGCACTACTGAATCTCCTTACCACCCGTCGTCATAGAAACACTATAAATGCACTTTAATGTCCATAAATCTGTCACATTTACAGTGCTGAacagtcttaggcaggcaaggaaacgtttatctgggtagtaagtgtatatttgctcagaaaaaaaacaaaagagttTGAACATATGCAAAAGTAcaatgctttggataaaagcatctgttaaataaaaataaatgtaaatgtaagagtaacacaataagaACCAACAAGAATTCCTTCTGtgctccaaaaagttactgatatcttgttggataaCTAAAAgaccacttcagttcccaaacctctcctccgGGGCACCTCAGCCCTTCCCTATATTCATAAAATTTCATCACCAGCTTACCTAATTGATTAATTTGTTAAAGTCAATGAAATATTGATTACAAATATggaaattatatatatagttaaaacaatacatgggtgtattggatggttgctgctaATACTGAGGTGACTATAGGAGAGCTGGCATACTTTAAGACATAATATCATTAACATCATTTAAAGATTTTCTTTGCCTAAGACTTTGTCCAGTACTGTATATGACTCCTGCTGGGATTTAGTTAAAAAATGTGTTGAAAATAGCTGGTTGAAGGTTTGTGACAGTTTGTGACCCTCTGTAAACTCACACCCAGAGCATctaactttgtgtgtgtgtgtgtttatgtgttcaGATGACGGCGCTTAGCGTGGGCTATATCCAGACC
This genomic interval from Paramormyrops kingsleyae isolate MSU_618 chromosome 8, PKINGS_0.4, whole genome shotgun sequence contains the following:
- the LOC111860004 gene encoding transforming protein RhoA-like, translated to MAAIRKKLVIVGDGACGKTCLLIMFSKDQFPEVYVPTVFENYVADIEVDGKQVELALWDTAGQEDYDRLRPLSYPDTDVILMCFSIDSPDSLENIPEKWTPEVKHFCPNVPIILVGNKKDLRNDEHTRRELFKMKQEPVLPEDGRDMANRIGAFGYMECSAKMNDGVREVFELATRAALQARRGKKTNKCLLL
- the LOC111860016 gene encoding BLOC-1-related complex subunit 6-like isoform X2; the encoded protein is MRAGEEDGAEEELSLRPAASETLGCASPTGPCPPHVMAQVRVRNPPERERIVRGMQDSKSLDEISHACGGAGTRGRLGQPEGRRATISSALELEGTVSHEGDLTHFITRNLEHKIKMSSRRSLDSSYLGRSRGSLRRPADIPPIDPGVLLDLQRHTQEVAHSVELMMRSLNGTIQNMTALSVGYIQTYRDSVDSLGEAVDMSIKGMYTLMARCEELDRCMQPIHVLGKQIRAIKRTLDAMESLCK
- the LOC111860016 gene encoding BLOC-1-related complex subunit 6-like isoform X1 — translated: MSHCSGTGMNLQQAENGMETPEPSPPSAEDCPLTQQPLKSKVGIPRTAAECKMRAQMDGALPQNGVQNCEGQYVRGALEMPHPSTNSTPMNTLGCPLLDKGMRAGEEDGAEEELSLRPAASETLGCASPTGPCPPHVMAQVRVRNPPERERIVRGMQDSKSLDEISHACGGAGTRGRLGQPEGRRATISSALELEGTVSHEGDLTHFITRNLEHKIKMSSRRSLDSSYLGRSRGSLRRPADIPPIDPGVLLDLQRHTQEVAHSVELMMRSLNGTIQNMTALSVGYIQTYRDSVDSLGEAVDMSIKGMYTLMARCEELDRCMQPIHVLGKQIRAIKRTLDAMESLCK